In the genome of Coxiella burnetii, the window CGATCCTGTATTGCCCATAATTTTGGGGAAGCAAACCGCTCATCTTTTAAAAGAATTAGGCTATGCCGTGGAATGGCATGAATATTCGATGGAACATCAAGTGTGTCAGGAGGAAATCGAGGCGATTGGAAAGTGGCTAACCGATCGCTTTTCTTAAACGTTCTAGCTCCTCTATCGTGCCCACGTTAAACCATTTTCCTCGATACAATTCTCCACTGACTATTCCGCGCGAAATGGCCTCGTTGAACAGTTGGGATAAGGGAAAAGTTCCAGGCTGACAATTAGCGAATAATTTGGGATGAAGCTTTGCAATATTTCCATAGGTAAACTTAGGACCCTCGAAAATCACTTTTCCTTCATCGGATAACGCATAATCACCGATGGGATGGTAGTTCGGATTTTCAACGAAAATAAGATGGGCCTCATTATTAGCTTCTATAAAAGAACGATCAAATGGAAAATCGGACCAAATATCTGCACTCATCACAATAAATGGTTCATTCCCCAGCAAAGGCAATGCTTGAAAAATTCCACCCCCTGTCCCCAATAAGCGATCTCTTTCATAAGAATAATGAATGGTTACACCATAGCGCTTACCATCGCCCAAATGGCCCACTATTTGTTCGGCATGGTGAGAAATATTAATAATAACCTCATCAATTCCGGCTTGTTTCAACACCTTTACATTGTGTTCAATTAAATTTTCAGAACCGATGGATAATAAAGGTTTAGGAAGCGTATCAGTCAATGGTTTTAAGCGAGACCCTCGCCCGGCTGCCAATATCATTGCTTTCATTATAATTATCTCTTTTCAAGTAATGATTTTAGTCCCTTAAATTCAGAATATCGTTCACACACGGCCCAAGCGTATCGCATCACTCTGGGAATATACTGCAAATATAAGGGTTTCCCATCCCGTTCATTTAATCGAGCGAAAAGACCAATGCATTTTAGATGGCGCTGCAACCCAATCCAATCAAACCAGCGAAGGAATTGCCTTTCATCTTTCTCCTCTAACAACCCCGCTTGACAAGCCTGGCGCTGGTAAGCGAGCACCCAAGTCTCTACTTGATCAATCGGCCAATCGATATAGCAGTCTCGCAACAGAGAAAGTAAATCGTAAGTGACCGGTCCATACAACGCGTCCTGGAAATCTAGGATACCAGGCTGATGGTGGTTAGCAACCACCATCAAATTGCGCGAATGATAGTCACGATGGGCGCAAATTTGCGGCTGGGACAATGCTGTTTTAATTAACAACTGAAAAATATTCTCTAGCGTTTCTTCTTCTTTTAAAGACAAGGGAGTCTTCAAATATTTTTCGAGATACCAATCGCGAAACCACGACATCTCTTGATAATAAAGGTCAGCCGTAAATTGGGGTAAAGCATAGTCTTCAATTTTTTGGCAAGATTGAATGCGCAAAAGACCATTAAAAGCACGTCGATACAATTCATCGGCCGTTTTTTTATTAAGTGCGTGCGCGTATAATTGATCGCCAAAATCCGTTAATAACAAAAAGCCCTGTTTCTTATCTTCAGCATAAATAACAGGGACATTTAAACCCAATTTGTAAAACGCTTTTGCAATAGCAATAAATGCTTCACAAGATTCTTTTTGTAATGAGGCGTCCATAGCGACATAAGTAATGTCTTTACAATAAACACGAAAGTAACGGCGCACACTGGCATCCCCAGGCAAAAGCGAAAGACGTTTAAATGGCTGTTCCAATACAGTATTTAACCAGCTTTCCAATTCTTGACAATGATTTTCAATACGTTCTTTCATCATACACAGCCGTTCAACGGGAACTCCTCGTAGCCAAATCCCTCCAGAGAGGTTACCATTCCCCAACCAACATCGAATAAAGAAATTTCGCAATGAAGCAGGGAAAATCATTTATTTTTTATTGTCTCGTTTTGCTGTTATGTGGTTTCCAGCAACTAAGCAGCGCGGTGACAGCAAGCATCGCTAAAGCTATCAAAACTACTGATAGAAAACAACGCGTCTCAGAGACTCTACCCACCGGTTTGTCGTATCGACGTTTTTACCAGCATATCGCTCATTTACTCGGCTGGGTCCCCGCACCCGATCTTGTTTGTAGAGGTTATTTCAAAGAACCATTGATACTCACGGAACACCCCCACCCCGGACCAGCAACAAAAGAGCCCGCTATCGTCACGGCCAAAGGACCCTCCATGGTCACGGCTCAAGGCGTTTCTATCTTACGAAAAGATGTTGTCGTCACCCAACCCGGTCGTATTGTAGAAGCTGATAAAGCCTATATTTATCGAGACAGCAAAACAGGCCATGTAACTAAAATTATTTTGATTGGGCATGTCCGCTTGCACGAAGCGGACAAACGTATTGTCGCCGATAAAGGAACACTGACGCTTTACCCCAAAACCGCGATATTAATGAATGCGGCTTACCACATCTATAACGGTGAACCTTACTTTTATAAATTCAAATATCCCTTCGATGCGTGGGGCATTGCCAAACACGCCGTACGCGACGCATCGAACGTAATCACCTTGCGCCATGCTACTTACAGCACTTGTAAGCCAACAGCTCCAGCGTGGTCGATGAGCGCAACAACGCTTGTCTTAAACAGAAATACTCATCGAGGCGAAGCTTATAATATGCTTTTGCATATCGGTAGGGTGCCTATTTTTTATTTTCCTTATTTTAATTTTCCCATCGATAATTATCGGAAAACGGGTTTTTTAATCCCGTACGCGGGGCATAGCTCGAGTTCGGGCTGGTTTTTTGCTTTGCCTTTTTATTGGAACATGGCGCCCAATTATGATTTAACACTAACCCCCGAGTTTATGTCTGAACGCGGGCTTAATTTGCAGAGCCTTTTTCGTTTTTTAAGCACCAAAAGCAGTGGAACTATTTATTTAAACTATCTCCCCAATGACAAAGTGTTCCAACAATTTCGAGAGACCACCCTTAGTAAATTTCCGCCGTCCGTTTTAGCGGAACACCCTGTTTTTATTCCGTATGTGGATAAACTCAAAAAAATGAAAAATCAGCGCGCTTTTTTTTCAATGAATGAAACCACGCTTTTTAATTCCGAATGGTCTTCACGGGTTATTTTAAATTACGTCACTGACCCTTATTTTTTTCAAGATCTCGGCGGTCAGCTGGGCGGCAGTTCTCTTGCCAATCAACTGCTCAATCAGATTGATTTACAATACAATGGACTGCATTGGCAATTTATGGGAATGTTACAAGCGTATCAAACGCTTCACCTAATTAGCCAATGGACAACTCCGGCGCTAGATCAATATTCCCGGTTACCCGATTTCAACATCGTCGGTTATTACCCTGACATCGCTCGACATGTGGATTTTAATTTTAACGCTGAGGCTGTTAACTTCGATTATCGCAGCGATTTCGTCCCTGATAAGCCAAGAGGACAACGGTTTCATATGCGACCGGGTATTAGTTTTCCGTTTTATTTCGCCTCCGGTTACATCATCCCCCAACTATGGGCGGATGCCACTGCCTATAACATCACGCATTTTCAGCCCGGACAGGCACACACTTCCAGTCGTTTGTTGCCCATTTTCGATATCGATTCGGGGCTTTATTTTGATCGAAATTTCCATCTCGGTCATCGGTCATTTATTCAAACACTCGAACCCCGATTTTTCTATTTGTACGTCCCCTATCAAAACCAAGATCGTTTCCCTAACTTTGATACGGTTTTGCTGCCGTTCTCTTTTGAACAATTATTTGCATTGAATCAGTTTACGGGCAACGATCGCTTGCAAAACGCCAATCAAGCGAGTTTTGCGCTCACTTCACGGGTTTTGGATGCCCAAAATGGTAGCCCCATTTTAACGGCCAATGTCGGATTTATTTATTATCTTGAAAATCAACGTGTTTGTCTCACTCCGGGGTGCACCCCGTCTAATTATCATTATTCGCCCATCATCGGAGAACTTACTTTTTATCCTTTCCCTTATTGGTCTTTTACTGGCAGCTTAGCGTGGGACCCCAATTTAGGGCAAACGAATAATACTTCCGTTGAACTAGCCTATAACAATGGGGGAAAAAAAGCCGATATTCGTTATCTATTTGTCCACGGGAATGAAGATTCCATCGTCACGCCCACAACCCTCATCGTTCCAGGCAATGCGTATAGTCAAAACACTAACCACGTGATCTCTTCGGGCGCCTGGCCGTTGCTTAAAAAGTGGAACGCTGTCGGCTATTGGGATTACAATATTACCGAACGCCGTACCGATGTCTATTCAATCGGTGTACAATACAACACTTGTTGCTGGGCATTAAGTTTCAGCATACGCCGCACTTATGCGGGTTTGAAGGTCGATCCCAATGGAGCTCTACAAAGGCAGTACGACACGGCTTACGGGTTTGAACTCCAGTTGAAAGGGCTGGGTAATTTGGGGACGGCTCCCATTTCAACAGTAACGGTGTTGGATGCGATGAATAATGGTGTTTCTAATGATGTGAGGTAGTTATTATGTGGAAAAAAATATTAACTTCAATGGTAATTATTTTGAGTGTCACGAGTATCAGCGCTTTTGCACAATCGACTTTGCCGGCGCCAAACGCCACCCACGAACAATCTTTGGACCAAATTGTAGCCGTCGTTAATGATGAAATTATTACTCAAAGTGAACTCAACCACGCGTTAACGGCCGCAAAGCAACAATTCATGCAGCGTCAAATTTCGCTGCCTGATCAGAAAACATTCAAAAAACAAGTGCTCGATCAATTAATTTATCAAAAATTACAATTGCAAGTCGCCAAACACAATCAAATTAAAGTCACCAACAACGAAATCAATGCGGCGGTTGCGCGTATATCCCAAGCCAATCATTTATCACAAACCGCTCTTAAACAAAAATTAACTCAGGAAGGAATTTCTTATAAGGAATTTCGTAGTCAATTGCAAAAACAATTAATTATTTCAAAATTGCAGCACCAAGCGTTGCAAGACACCATTTCGATCAACAAATCCGATATCGCGGCTTTTCAAAAACAACACGCCGGACAAATTGCCTCAAAGGAATATCACATCGCGACCATACTTATTCCCTTACCGGCTTCCGCCACCCAAGCACAAATTAATCATGCCAAGGGTAAAGCCGCTCTGGTTTTAAAGCAATTACAAAAAGGTTCAAGCTTTGAAACAGCAATGAAAATGCACCCTGGCAGTGCCGATCTTGGCTGGCGTTCTGCTAAGGAGCTGCCCCAAGTGTTCGTTAAGACTGTATTGAAAATGAAGCCGAACGAGGTGACTGGTCCCATTCAAGCGCCCAACGGTTTTCATATTATCAAGTTACTGGATAAAGAGGCTAAAAACACTGTTAGCGATCAACAAATCCAACGAATTGTTTACCAACAAAAAGTGGAAAAAGCATTGCAAAAGTGGCTGACGCAATTGCGTAGCTCCGCTTATATTCATATTTATGCTGATTCTTAATGAAATCGATTGCAATTACGCTCGGTGACCCCGCAGGCATTGGGCCTGATATTTTAATAAAATTGGCACAGCATAAATTTTCTGCTCCACTCTGCGTTATTGCTGATCGGGATTTATTAGCGAATCGCGCTAACCGGTTAAGCCTTACGCTTCCATCAAGCTTAGTCATACAGCATGTGCCTTTAAAAAAACCCTGCCTCATCGGAAAACCCGATCCCGCCAACGCTGAATATGTATTAGAAACTTTGCGCATCGCTGCAACGGGTTGTCAGCGTAATGATTATAAAGCAATGGTCACGGGGCCGGTGAGCAAAGCGGTTATCAACGAAGCAGGTATCGCTTTTACCGGCC includes:
- the murU gene encoding N-acetylmuramate alpha-1-phosphate uridylyltransferase MurU: MKAMILAAGRGSRLKPLTDTLPKPLLSIGSENLIEHNVKVLKQAGIDEVIINISHHAEQIVGHLGDGKRYGVTIHYSYERDRLLGTGGGIFQALPLLGNEPFIVMSADIWSDFPFDRSFIEANNEAHLIFVENPNYHPIGDYALSDEGKVIFEGPKFTYGNIAKLHPKLFANCQPGTFPLSQLFNEAISRGIVSGELYRGKWFNVGTIEELERLRKAIG
- a CDS encoding aminoglycoside phosphotransferase family protein, with translation MIFPASLRNFFIRCWLGNGNLSGGIWLRGVPVERLCMMKERIENHCQELESWLNTVLEQPFKRLSLLPGDASVRRYFRVYCKDITYVAMDASLQKESCEAFIAIAKAFYKLGLNVPVIYAEDKKQGFLLLTDFGDQLYAHALNKKTADELYRRAFNGLLRIQSCQKIEDYALPQFTADLYYQEMSWFRDWYLEKYLKTPLSLKEEETLENIFQLLIKTALSQPQICAHRDYHSRNLMVVANHHQPGILDFQDALYGPVTYDLLSLLRDCYIDWPIDQVETWVLAYQRQACQAGLLEEKDERQFLRWFDWIGLQRHLKCIGLFARLNERDGKPLYLQYIPRVMRYAWAVCERYSEFKGLKSLLEKR
- a CDS encoding LPS-assembly protein LptD — its product is MKQGKSFIFYCLVLLLCGFQQLSSAVTASIAKAIKTTDRKQRVSETLPTGLSYRRFYQHIAHLLGWVPAPDLVCRGYFKEPLILTEHPHPGPATKEPAIVTAKGPSMVTAQGVSILRKDVVVTQPGRIVEADKAYIYRDSKTGHVTKIILIGHVRLHEADKRIVADKGTLTLYPKTAILMNAAYHIYNGEPYFYKFKYPFDAWGIAKHAVRDASNVITLRHATYSTCKPTAPAWSMSATTLVLNRNTHRGEAYNMLLHIGRVPIFYFPYFNFPIDNYRKTGFLIPYAGHSSSSGWFFALPFYWNMAPNYDLTLTPEFMSERGLNLQSLFRFLSTKSSGTIYLNYLPNDKVFQQFRETTLSKFPPSVLAEHPVFIPYVDKLKKMKNQRAFFSMNETTLFNSEWSSRVILNYVTDPYFFQDLGGQLGGSSLANQLLNQIDLQYNGLHWQFMGMLQAYQTLHLISQWTTPALDQYSRLPDFNIVGYYPDIARHVDFNFNAEAVNFDYRSDFVPDKPRGQRFHMRPGISFPFYFASGYIIPQLWADATAYNITHFQPGQAHTSSRLLPIFDIDSGLYFDRNFHLGHRSFIQTLEPRFFYLYVPYQNQDRFPNFDTVLLPFSFEQLFALNQFTGNDRLQNANQASFALTSRVLDAQNGSPILTANVGFIYYLENQRVCLTPGCTPSNYHYSPIIGELTFYPFPYWSFTGSLAWDPNLGQTNNTSVELAYNNGGKKADIRYLFVHGNEDSIVTPTTLIVPGNAYSQNTNHVISSGAWPLLKKWNAVGYWDYNITERRTDVYSIGVQYNTCCWALSFSIRRTYAGLKVDPNGALQRQYDTAYGFELQLKGLGNLGTAPISTVTVLDAMNNGVSNDVR
- a CDS encoding SurA N-terminal domain-containing protein, whose product is MWKKILTSMVIILSVTSISAFAQSTLPAPNATHEQSLDQIVAVVNDEIITQSELNHALTAAKQQFMQRQISLPDQKTFKKQVLDQLIYQKLQLQVAKHNQIKVTNNEINAAVARISQANHLSQTALKQKLTQEGISYKEFRSQLQKQLIISKLQHQALQDTISINKSDIAAFQKQHAGQIASKEYHIATILIPLPASATQAQINHAKGKAALVLKQLQKGSSFETAMKMHPGSADLGWRSAKELPQVFVKTVLKMKPNEVTGPIQAPNGFHIIKLLDKEAKNTVSDQQIQRIVYQQKVEKALQKWLTQLRSSAYIHIYADS